Proteins co-encoded in one Quercus robur chromosome 8, dhQueRobu3.1, whole genome shotgun sequence genomic window:
- the LOC126695275 gene encoding uncharacterized protein LOC126695275 gives MNPTTTAPSPPSSSSSSSSSSPQTLLELINNLLSVLLLSSLSVKSFTGRWQVLHSKLTSLRSSLSSLSSSTHWSDNPLLLSLLPSLHSTLHRLSTLSQQCSFPSFSGGKLLMQSDLDMASSSLSNSLHDLDLLLRSGVLHHSNAIVLSHPGPSSTKEDLGFFVRDLFTRLQIGGIEFKKKALESLLQLLTQDDEKSKSATLVAKEGNVAYLIHLLDFNDNLIREHATTAISVLASANDESRKTVFEEGGLGPLLRILETGSTSLKEKASAAVEAITADPENAWAISAYGGVLILIEACRSGSTVTQAHATGAIRNVASVEEIKNSLAEEGAVTVMIQVLISGTSSAQEKAAHCIAKLASSGEYFRALIIRERGLQRLLHLIQDSSSSDTLEHVVRTISCLSTLDSISRILSSSTTFIVQLGELIKHGNLILQQISASLLATLSISDGNKRAIGGCMGSLVKLMESPKPVGLQESAAEALVSLLTVRSNRKELARDEKSVMRLMQMLDPKNELVCKKFPVMVVAAVLSGGSQGCRKRLVAAGAQNHLQRLAEMEVAGAKKALQKLSGNRLKTIFSRTWRE, from the coding sequence ATGAATCCCACAACTACAGCTCCATCACCAccttcctcctcctcttcttcttcttcttcttcaccacaaACCCTTCTCGAGCTAATCAACAACCTCCTTTCCGTCCTccttctctcctctctttcCGTCAAATCCTTCACTGGCCGATGGCAAGTCCTCCACTCCAAACTCACTTCCCTCCGCTCCTCTCTTTCCTCCCTCTCCTCCTCTACTCACTGGTCCGATAACCCTCTCCTCCTTTCCCTCCTCCCTTCTCTCCACTCTACTCTCCACCGCCTCTCTACCCTCTCCCAACAATGTTCTTTCCCTTCCTTCTCCGGAGGAAAACTCCTCATGCAAAGCGACCTCGACATGgcttcctcttctctctccaaCTCCCTCCACGACCTCGACTTACTCCTCCGATCTGGGGTCCTCCACCACTCCAACGCCATCGTTCTCTCTCACCCAGGTCCTTCCTCTACTAAAGAAGACTTGGGTTTCTTCGTCAGAGACCTTTTCACTCGCTTACAAATCGGAGGGATCGAGTTCAAGAAAAAAGCTTTGGAGTCCTTACTTCAACTCCTCACCCAAGATgatgaaaaatcaaaatccgCTACTTTGGTTGCTAAAGAAGGAAACGTTGCTTATCTCATTCACTTGCTGGATTTCAATGACAATCTCATCCGAGAACACGCTACCACCGCCATATCGGTCCTCGCCTCGGCAAACGACGAGTCGCGCAAGACTGTGTTCGAAGAAGGGGGCCTGGGGCCTTTGTTAAGGATCCTTGAAACTGGGTCAACGTCTTTAAAGGAAAAGGCTTCGGCTGCTGTGGAAGCCATCACTGCCGATCCCGAAAACGCGTGGGCTATTTCCGCATACGGCGGCGTTTTGATCCTGATCGAGGCGTGTCGATCTGGGTCGACGGTCACGCAAGCACACGCAACGGGTGCTATTAGGAACGTTGCCAGTGTGGAAGAGATCAAGAACAGTTTAGCAGAGGAAGGAGCTGTGACTGTTATGATTCAAGTATTAATCTCAGGCACAAGCTCAGCTCAAGAAAAGGCGGCGCATTGTATAGCAAAATTAGCTTCTTCTGGTGAGTATTTTCGTGCTTTGATAATAAGAGAACGTGGGTTACAAAGATTACTGCATTTGATTCAGGATTCTTCTAGTTCCGACACGTTGGAACATGTTGTGAGAACAATAAGCTGTCTTTCTACATTGGATTCGATTTCTCGGATTttatcatcatcaacaacattTATAGTTCAATTAGGCGAGCTTATCAAACATGGGAATCTTATTCTACAGCAAATCTCAGCGTCTTTGCTTGCTACTTTATCAATCAGTGATGGTAACAAGCGGGCCATTGGTGGTTGTATGGGGTCGTTGGTGAAGCTAATGGAGTCACCGAAGCCGGTGGGGCTACAGGAGTCAGCGGCGGAGGCGCTGGTGTCGCTTTTGACTGTCAGATCGAATAGGAAAGAGTTGGCGAGGGACGAGAAGAGTGTTATGAGGCTTATGCAGATGTTGGACCCTAAGAATGAGCTGGTTTGTAAAAAGTTTCCGGTGATGGTGGTGGCGGCAGTGCTCAGTGGAGGAAGCCAGGGGTGCAGGAAGAGACTGGTGGCCGCTGGGGCTCAAAACCACTTGCAGAGGCTGGCGGAGATGGAGGTCGCCGGAGCCAAGAAAGCCTTGCAGAAACTCTCCGGGAATAGGCTCAAGACCATTTTCAGCAGGACTTGGAGGGAATAA